The proteins below are encoded in one region of Leptospira sp. WS4.C2:
- a CDS encoding YiiD C-terminal domain-containing protein produces the protein MRHRDILLEYKVNPLWNFLEQTYGFEQAFRMFKPYEGANILPKLVDQNTMVVTMPLILSNTNYVGTHFGGSLYSMCDPFFMFLLMMNLGKDYMVWDKGAKIDFVKPGEGTVTATFHIPNSEFEDLKDLLKKEKKTIRTYETEVVGEDGKTVAKITKDLYIRRLV, from the coding sequence ATGAGACACCGAGATATCCTCCTGGAATACAAAGTAAACCCTTTATGGAATTTTTTAGAACAAACTTACGGGTTCGAACAGGCATTTCGGATGTTTAAACCCTATGAAGGTGCAAACATCCTACCTAAACTTGTGGATCAAAACACGATGGTTGTTACTATGCCACTCATTCTATCAAACACAAATTATGTGGGAACTCATTTCGGAGGATCCCTTTATTCGATGTGTGATCCTTTTTTTATGTTTTTACTGATGATGAATTTAGGAAAAGATTATATGGTTTGGGACAAAGGGGCAAAAATTGATTTTGTCAAACCTGGAGAAGGTACAGTCACCGCCACCTTCCATATTCCAAATAGCGAATTTGAAGATTTAAAAGACCTCTTAAAAAAAGAGAAAAAAACCATTCGAACCTATGAAACCGAAGTGGTAGGCGAAGACGGCAAAACCGTCGCCAAAATTACAAAGGATTTATACATTCGAAGGTTGGTATAA
- a CDS encoding PAS domain-containing protein — protein MSKFIDPNILGKLGTLTQAEADAAAYGIVKVDRNGKILLYNKYESELANVPIQTAVGKNFFTEVAICTNNRIFYGRFKEGMVTGDLDIAFNYVFTYKMKPTNVVIHLYHDKTSDSSWIFVKLR, from the coding sequence ATGAGCAAATTTATAGACCCAAATATTCTCGGAAAACTGGGAACATTGACACAAGCAGAGGCGGATGCAGCTGCTTATGGAATCGTGAAGGTAGATCGGAACGGAAAAATTTTACTATACAACAAATATGAATCGGAACTTGCAAATGTACCCATCCAAACTGCAGTCGGTAAGAATTTTTTCACTGAAGTTGCCATTTGTACAAATAACAGAATTTTTTATGGAAGATTTAAGGAAGGAATGGTAACCGGGGACTTAGACATTGCCTTTAATTATGTATTCACTTATAAAATGAAACCTACGAACGTTGTGATCCATTTGTATCATGATAAAACATCTGATTCCAGTTGGATATTTGTCAAGTTGAGGTAA
- a CDS encoding methyl-accepting chemotaxis protein: MGNNRHKYEILNEKYEVYPQLIRLENFLVTILVIFTNTIILQSYLGSIPAPVPMLIALGALFLTILYFFLLNRKRKLIKQWVGTKSQTADPVLLLSGLGIDIHEYSDSLLENCSSLNKRMDAISNHIVDLNKKIQTAGQDIDRVYQIVSQLATDEVKLMEAVGKTSEEIDIMFDIVNIVIAEIQSRTETMENLVFLSKDGRIKVGDTNKTIKKFSESSGNILKLIDLINGVSKETNLLAINAAIEATHSGSEGKGFTVIADEIGKLSTMTANNARQITKILKENVSDYGKAERLGIESGNAFQFIADEIHIVHGTIAEVIQSIQELKSRGGAILSKAKTLDDIAERVRDTSGEVYGEIVTIHTNLEDIQGLSEKIRRECEEIRDEQQGILQFTFKMKGQLQEISNQTDEFLNTAKP, encoded by the coding sequence ATGGGAAATAATAGACATAAGTATGAAATACTCAATGAAAAATATGAGGTTTATCCTCAACTCATCCGTTTAGAAAATTTTTTAGTAACAATCCTAGTTATATTTACCAACACAATCATTCTGCAATCCTACCTTGGAAGTATCCCTGCTCCAGTCCCCATGTTGATTGCTTTGGGAGCCTTATTCTTAACAATCCTTTACTTCTTTTTACTGAATAGAAAACGAAAACTCATCAAACAATGGGTAGGGACAAAATCCCAAACGGCTGATCCTGTCCTTTTACTATCTGGACTAGGGATCGATATCCATGAATATTCAGATTCTCTATTAGAAAACTGTTCCTCTCTTAACAAACGAATGGATGCAATCAGTAATCATATCGTAGATTTAAATAAAAAAATCCAAACCGCAGGACAAGACATTGACCGCGTTTATCAGATCGTATCACAACTCGCAACAGATGAAGTTAAACTTATGGAAGCAGTCGGGAAAACTTCCGAAGAAATTGATATTATGTTTGATATTGTGAATATCGTAATCGCAGAAATCCAAAGTAGAACTGAAACTATGGAGAATTTAGTTTTTTTAAGTAAGGATGGGCGAATTAAGGTAGGTGATACAAATAAAACCATTAAAAAGTTTAGTGAATCTTCAGGTAATATCTTGAAACTAATTGATTTAATCAACGGAGTCTCAAAAGAAACAAACCTTCTTGCAATCAATGCTGCAATCGAAGCAACTCACTCTGGTTCGGAAGGAAAGGGATTCACTGTCATAGCCGATGAAATTGGGAAGTTATCTACTATGACTGCAAACAACGCTAGGCAAATTACAAAGATACTCAAAGAAAATGTAAGTGATTATGGTAAAGCGGAGAGATTGGGTATTGAATCTGGTAACGCTTTTCAATTTATTGCTGATGAAATTCATATTGTTCATGGAACTATAGCGGAAGTGATTCAATCCATTCAAGAATTGAAATCAAGAGGTGGTGCCATCCTATCGAAAGCAAAAACTCTTGATGATATTGCCGAAAGGGTAAGGGATACGTCCGGTGAAGTTTATGGTGAAATTGTAACGATACATACAAATTTAGAAGATATCCAAGGTCTGTCAGAGAAAATTCGTAGGGAATGTGAAGAAATTCGTGACGAACAACAAGGAATCTTACAATTTACCTTTAAAATGAAAGGCCAATTACAGGAAATTTCAAATCAAACGGATGAATTTTTAAATACCGCAAAACCTTAA